In one window of Chryseobacterium sp. JV274 DNA:
- a CDS encoding tetratricopeptide repeat protein: MKSKKILLAAAVAYFGISDAQQSQYFTQKENYRFNLAENLYQTKIYNASQYEYARQYFYNQNLSRSKKEAAQFFDNVIGVILQKNHAEEGLTAFMKEYPNSAYFAQANLPLADYYLAKKDFDKALETLKKVNQYQLSKEENTQYILKLGYAKFMTGDSKGAIDALEEAYKTADQSQKGEIAYMLGHLYYSNRQNDKAFQYFDSIKDQDKFSKLVRPYYVQMYYNDKNYDQAITEGNALLNENISDSYKAEVHKIIGESYFMKNDYTSAYPHLKDYLSVQQNPSENDLYEMGFVAAQLKKYDEAVSYYNQLLNSNSALAQNAYYQLGNAYLAVDKKQEALSAFRSSYQMDYDAKVKKLAHEQYAKLSYDIGNPFESPSAVIQSYINDNQNGANDSEMRSLLVKSYLYSGNYKETLNAIDRLQSSTPEINKVDQEVSYLLGTEEFNKGNYDEAEKYFLRSLGFNLNKEFNSRALYWLAQVYYQKGNYPSAIVRYEKLLNENFPEKQQLPYDLGYAYFKSKKFDQAAAYFKQYLTNPKPEFKNDAELRLADIHYANNDLNEAIAIYDKNEDATDYTLYQKAMALGFKGDTQAKITNLKNLLSKYPDSEYYDDAQYEIGTAYAAQDDFTNSNDYFGKVIKGSADKDLIANASIYRAQNYIDQNQNDKALSELKSLGEQYKNTAYAQKVVQAAKPVFTKNGDVSGYEAFARNIGVNVDAAEIDEINLSTGKQLFAKKDYKNAISYYEKYLTQNPTGEGLYQAKYELGESYYQTNNSTKALLVLQEVAGIQNDYQDDAQTRLAQIFIAQGNTAEAKKYLEGIKNSSNISIKNYANVELMKLYAEENNFSEAEKLANAVIANSKNSAAVIETAKVIKARSLMNSGKDKDAQSAYVSLEKSSNTSVAAEALYAKAYYQNKGKAFKSSNETIFKLANNYASEEFWGAKALVLMAKNYIGLKDNYQASYTCDQIIANYKDFPEIVAEAKEVKKQIKK, from the coding sequence ATGAAATCAAAAAAAATACTTTTAGCGGCTGCAGTAGCTTATTTCGGAATCTCCGATGCTCAGCAGTCCCAATATTTTACCCAGAAAGAAAATTACAGGTTTAATCTAGCCGAAAATCTTTATCAGACCAAAATATACAACGCTTCTCAATACGAATATGCAAGACAATATTTCTACAATCAGAACTTGTCTCGTTCGAAAAAAGAAGCTGCGCAGTTTTTTGATAATGTGATTGGCGTGATTCTTCAGAAAAATCATGCTGAAGAAGGATTAACCGCTTTCATGAAAGAATATCCGAATTCTGCTTATTTTGCACAGGCTAATCTTCCATTGGCAGATTACTACTTGGCAAAAAAAGATTTTGATAAAGCTTTGGAGACTTTGAAAAAAGTAAACCAGTATCAGCTTTCAAAAGAAGAGAATACACAGTATATTCTGAAGCTTGGGTATGCGAAATTTATGACAGGTGATTCTAAAGGAGCTATCGATGCCCTGGAGGAAGCTTATAAAACAGCTGATCAGTCTCAAAAAGGAGAAATCGCTTATATGTTGGGGCATTTATATTACAGCAACAGACAAAATGATAAAGCTTTCCAGTATTTTGATTCTATAAAAGATCAGGATAAGTTCTCAAAGCTGGTACGTCCTTATTATGTACAGATGTATTACAATGATAAGAACTACGATCAGGCAATTACGGAAGGAAATGCTTTGTTGAACGAAAATATTTCTGATTCTTATAAAGCAGAAGTTCATAAGATTATCGGGGAGAGTTATTTCATGAAGAATGATTATACGTCTGCTTATCCACATTTGAAAGATTATCTGAGTGTACAGCAGAATCCGTCTGAAAACGATTTGTATGAGATGGGATTTGTAGCTGCACAGCTAAAAAAATATGATGAGGCAGTTTCTTATTACAACCAGCTTCTGAACAGCAATTCAGCCCTGGCACAGAATGCTTACTACCAGTTGGGAAATGCTTATCTGGCAGTAGACAAAAAACAGGAAGCTCTTTCTGCATTCCGTTCTTCTTATCAGATGGATTATGATGCAAAAGTGAAAAAGCTGGCTCATGAGCAATATGCTAAATTAAGTTACGATATCGGAAACCCGTTTGAAAGTCCTTCTGCGGTAATCCAAAGTTATATCAATGACAATCAGAATGGAGCTAATGATTCAGAAATGAGATCATTATTGGTAAAATCATATCTGTATTCCGGAAACTATAAAGAAACTCTGAACGCTATTGACAGATTACAGAGTTCAACTCCTGAGATCAATAAAGTAGACCAGGAGGTTTCTTATTTATTGGGGACTGAAGAATTCAACAAAGGAAACTATGACGAGGCTGAAAAGTATTTCTTAAGAAGCCTTGGTTTCAATCTTAATAAAGAATTTAACAGCAGAGCTTTATATTGGCTGGCACAGGTGTATTACCAGAAAGGAAATTATCCGTCTGCCATTGTTCGTTATGAAAAGCTTCTGAACGAAAACTTCCCTGAAAAACAACAGCTTCCTTATGATTTAGGATATGCTTATTTTAAATCCAAGAAATTTGATCAGGCCGCTGCTTATTTCAAACAATATCTTACCAATCCGAAGCCGGAATTCAAAAATGATGCAGAACTTCGTCTGGCAGATATTCATTATGCCAATAATGATCTGAATGAAGCGATTGCCATCTATGATAAAAATGAAGATGCAACGGATTATACTTTGTACCAAAAAGCAATGGCTTTAGGATTCAAAGGAGATACTCAGGCGAAAATTACCAACCTTAAAAACCTTTTATCAAAATATCCGGATTCTGAATATTACGATGATGCTCAATACGAAATAGGAACAGCCTATGCTGCTCAGGATGATTTTACAAACTCCAATGATTATTTCGGAAAAGTGATTAAAGGATCTGCTGATAAAGATTTAATTGCTAATGCTTCAATCTACAGAGCACAGAATTATATTGATCAGAACCAGAATGATAAAGCACTTTCTGAGCTGAAATCTTTGGGTGAGCAGTATAAAAATACAGCATATGCCCAGAAAGTTGTTCAGGCGGCGAAACCTGTCTTCACGAAAAACGGAGATGTTTCAGGTTATGAAGCCTTCGCAAGAAATATTGGTGTCAATGTAGATGCTGCAGAAATTGATGAGATCAATCTGTCAACAGGTAAACAATTGTTTGCGAAGAAAGATTATAAGAATGCAATTTCTTATTACGAAAAGTATCTGACTCAGAACCCAACAGGGGAAGGATTGTACCAGGCGAAGTATGAATTGGGGGAAAGTTATTACCAAACTAATAATTCAACTAAAGCTTTACTTGTGCTTCAGGAAGTTGCTGGAATTCAGAATGATTACCAGGATGATGCACAAACTCGTTTAGCTCAAATCTTTATTGCACAAGGGAATACTGCAGAAGCGAAAAAGTACCTTGAGGGAATTAAAAACTCTTCCAATATCAGCATTAAAAATTATGCAAATGTTGAGCTGATGAAGCTGTATGCAGAAGAAAATAATTTCTCTGAAGCTGAAAAATTAGCCAATGCCGTAATTGCTAATTCTAAAAACTCGGCAGCTGTTATTGAAACTGCGAAAGTGATTAAAGCAAGAAGTCTGATGAACTCAGGAAAAGATAAAGATGCACAGTCTGCGTATGTTTCTCTTGAAAAATCATCCAACACTTCAGTAGCTGCAGAAGCTTTATATGCAAAAGCCTATTATCAGAACAAAGGGAAAGCGTTCAAATCTTCTAATGAGACGATCTTTAAGCTTGCCAATAACTATGCATCAGAAGAATTCTGGGGAGCAAAAGCTTTGGTATTGATGGCGAAAAACTATATCGGCCTGAAGGATAACTACCAGGCAAGTTATACATGTGATCAGATCATTGCGAACTATAAGGATTTCCCTGAAATTGTTGCAGAAGCAAAAGAAGTTAAAAAACAGATTAAGAAATAG
- a CDS encoding CocE/NonD family hydrolase — protein MKFKILLALIFVNLLQAQKFQFPKTAVTDSLILEKQMPGLALQVIPQLQSAKYKPENKIDLLDNLFRLQMVAQDYKNSLASLSENRNLFADHHMGDYRLMGFELYSMAKLAQKESSLSFSDALQKVFNQKYESIPEKLIPRLPLAVDGNVKESRKQMNQILDAQKNKDSIDYKTALSLCKSYLNYKTYSSIKPQVMKLLASKDKERFIIETRDLKIKTGNTLTITIVRKKENTSPLPVILTNNIYAGPFDEFFGKRAATYNYVGVVVNTRGKRNSKDINDPFEHESEDVYEVIDWISRQPWCNGKVGMIGGSYLGFSQWAAVKKLHPALKTIVPQVAVGIGIDYPAQNNIFMSYMLQWIQYVTNNKLTDEVDFSNFAKWNLINTEWYKSGKSFRSLDTISGKPSKIFQRWLDHPGYDQYWQKMVPYKEDFSKINIPILTTTGYYDDDQIGALYYFKKHHQYNKNADHYLVIGPYNHGGAQSFGFTYVNGSPIDPAARISIDDLAFSWFDYILKGGKKPEILKDRINFQVMNTNTWKHVSDLDKMHTSTVKFYLQDKKNTSSVFNKPDTQNFTKQIVDFKNRDQKDIYYKVSKKDSIKMTTSIAFESEILDKDMIISGNLSGFFNVSINKKDFDTDTYLYQIQPDGKSSLLSTHIVRASYAKNNEIRQLLEPNKMEQVPINNSYFMSRKIERGSKLLLLVGVNKNPNWQINYGTGKDVSDETIKDSGEPLEVKWYNDSYVEIPVYKD, from the coding sequence ATGAAATTTAAGATACTTTTAGCATTAATTTTTGTAAACCTGCTGCAGGCACAAAAATTTCAGTTTCCAAAGACAGCTGTAACAGACTCTCTTATATTGGAAAAACAGATGCCAGGACTTGCTCTGCAAGTGATCCCCCAACTTCAGTCTGCAAAGTACAAACCGGAAAACAAAATCGACCTTCTGGACAATCTTTTCCGTTTACAAATGGTAGCTCAGGATTATAAAAATTCGTTGGCTTCTCTGTCAGAAAACCGTAATCTCTTTGCCGATCATCATATGGGAGACTATAGATTGATGGGCTTTGAATTGTACAGCATGGCTAAACTGGCACAAAAAGAAAGCAGCCTCTCTTTTTCTGATGCGCTTCAGAAGGTATTTAATCAAAAATACGAAAGCATTCCGGAAAAACTGATTCCCAGATTACCTCTTGCGGTTGACGGCAATGTGAAAGAATCCAGAAAACAAATGAATCAAATACTGGACGCGCAAAAGAACAAAGATAGTATTGATTACAAAACTGCTCTCTCACTATGCAAAAGTTATCTCAACTATAAAACATATTCAAGTATCAAACCTCAGGTGATGAAATTGCTGGCTTCAAAGGATAAGGAAAGATTCATTATTGAAACCAGAGATCTTAAGATAAAAACCGGGAATACCTTAACGATTACCATTGTCAGAAAAAAGGAAAACACTTCCCCACTTCCTGTTATACTTACCAATAATATTTATGCGGGTCCGTTTGATGAATTTTTTGGAAAGAGAGCGGCTACTTATAATTACGTAGGAGTTGTTGTCAATACCCGCGGCAAGAGAAACAGTAAGGATATAAATGATCCTTTTGAGCATGAGTCGGAAGATGTCTATGAGGTAATAGACTGGATAAGCAGACAGCCATGGTGCAACGGAAAAGTAGGAATGATTGGTGGAAGCTATTTAGGTTTCAGCCAGTGGGCAGCTGTTAAAAAACTGCATCCTGCATTAAAGACGATTGTACCGCAGGTTGCAGTAGGAATCGGGATAGACTATCCGGCACAAAATAATATATTTATGAGCTATATGCTGCAGTGGATACAGTATGTTACCAACAATAAACTTACTGATGAAGTAGACTTTAGCAATTTCGCAAAATGGAATTTAATCAATACAGAATGGTATAAAAGTGGAAAATCATTCAGGTCTTTGGACACGATAAGCGGGAAACCCAGCAAAATCTTTCAACGGTGGCTGGATCATCCGGGGTATGACCAGTACTGGCAGAAAATGGTTCCTTACAAAGAGGATTTCTCTAAAATCAACATTCCAATTCTGACAACAACCGGATATTATGATGATGATCAGATAGGCGCGCTGTATTATTTTAAAAAGCATCATCAATACAATAAAAATGCAGACCATTATCTGGTAATAGGTCCCTATAATCATGGAGGAGCACAGAGTTTCGGCTTTACTTATGTGAATGGCAGTCCTATTGATCCGGCAGCCAGAATAAGTATCGATGACCTTGCATTTTCATGGTTTGATTATATTCTTAAAGGAGGCAAAAAACCGGAAATTTTAAAAGACAGAATTAACTTTCAGGTGATGAATACCAATACGTGGAAACATGTTTCTGATCTTGACAAAATGCATACTTCCACTGTTAAATTCTATCTTCAGGACAAGAAAAACACCTCATCTGTGTTTAATAAACCGGATACCCAAAATTTCACAAAACAAATTGTTGATTTTAAAAACAGGGATCAGAAAGACATTTACTACAAAGTCAGTAAAAAAGACAGTATAAAAATGACTACTTCAATTGCTTTTGAAAGTGAAATATTGGATAAGGATATGATCATCAGCGGAAACCTTTCAGGATTCTTCAATGTTTCCATCAATAAAAAAGACTTTGATACTGACACCTATCTGTACCAGATTCAGCCGGACGGAAAATCATCTTTATTATCAACTCATATTGTGAGAGCCAGCTATGCAAAGAACAATGAAATAAGACAGCTTCTTGAACCCAATAAAATGGAGCAGGTTCCCATTAATAACTCGTATTTCATGAGTAGAAAAATAGAAAGAGGAAGTAAACTCCTATTATTGGTGGGGGTGAATAAAAACCCTAACTGGCAGATCAATTATGGGACAGGCAAGGATGTAAGTGACGAAACGATAAAAGATTCTGGGGAACCTCTGGAGGTAAAATGGTATAATGACAGCTATGTGGAAATACCTGTTTATAAGGATTAA
- a CDS encoding APC family permease, translated as MSQLFRRKIYSDTDTSTGLLRVLGVWDIVFFGIAAIIGAGSFSSLGEAVFRGGPGVILLYLICGFACGFTALCYAEFASRIPTAGSAYTYAYASFGELIAWIIGWALIMEYSFGNIYVAFSWSDYFTSFLGRLGMHIPDYLTCSYTEARKAVQYGSENKELLNAWKTAPLIGSLKFIVDIPALVINGLITWLCYVGVKESKNFNNSLVILKLGVIILVILVGFSYINTENWTPISPTTGTPSFMPNGFAGVMSAVSGVFFAYIGFDALSVLSEETKDPQKTLPKGMIISLVLCTVIYIALTLVLTGMVDYKKFDGVGDPLSFIFEKTNANVAWMELTVSFVAIVAITTVLLVFQMGQPRIWYAMSRDGLMPQRFQKVHSKYKTPSYATVVTGIVVGIPILFTDKTFILDFTSIGTIFAFVLVCAGVLMLPAKEKIKGRFHLPYVNGKIIFPVVFIGSLLAFYKWQPEFFDNLMNWSDPNEGEFRASIFFFIIINLILCVVAFVKNLSLIPLVGLSSCLYLLTGMSHENWFWFGMWFLIGMVIYFCYGYKNSKLGKELKNS; from the coding sequence ATGAGTCAACTTTTTAGAAGAAAAATCTATTCAGATACAGATACTTCAACGGGACTTTTAAGAGTCCTGGGTGTATGGGACATTGTATTTTTTGGTATTGCGGCTATTATAGGAGCTGGGAGTTTCAGCAGTTTGGGAGAAGCCGTTTTCAGAGGTGGTCCCGGTGTTATTCTTCTATATTTGATTTGCGGTTTTGCCTGTGGATTTACTGCCTTATGTTATGCTGAATTTGCCAGCAGAATTCCTACCGCAGGTTCTGCATACACCTATGCCTATGCGAGTTTTGGTGAGCTGATTGCCTGGATAATCGGCTGGGCCCTGATTATGGAATATTCTTTCGGAAATATTTACGTAGCCTTTTCCTGGTCGGACTATTTCACCAGTTTCTTAGGGCGTCTCGGAATGCATATCCCTGATTATCTGACCTGCAGCTATACTGAAGCAAGAAAAGCAGTTCAATATGGTTCAGAAAACAAAGAACTGTTAAATGCCTGGAAAACAGCTCCATTGATTGGAAGTTTGAAATTCATTGTAGACATTCCGGCATTGGTTATCAACGGTTTGATTACATGGCTTTGCTATGTAGGAGTAAAAGAAAGTAAAAACTTCAATAACTCTCTGGTTATCTTAAAGCTAGGTGTAATCATATTGGTTATCCTGGTTGGTTTTTCTTATATCAATACTGAAAACTGGACACCAATAAGCCCTACTACCGGAACACCATCCTTTATGCCAAACGGCTTTGCCGGAGTAATGAGTGCAGTATCCGGAGTATTCTTTGCTTATATCGGATTTGATGCCTTAAGTGTACTTTCTGAAGAGACCAAAGATCCACAAAAGACCTTACCAAAAGGAATGATTATCTCTCTTGTACTGTGTACGGTAATTTATATTGCCCTAACGCTTGTACTAACAGGGATGGTAGATTATAAAAAGTTTGATGGCGTAGGAGATCCGCTTTCATTCATCTTTGAAAAAACAAATGCTAATGTAGCCTGGATGGAACTTACCGTTTCTTTCGTTGCTATTGTTGCCATTACTACTGTATTATTGGTTTTCCAGATGGGGCAGCCGAGAATCTGGTATGCGATGAGCCGTGACGGACTGATGCCTCAGAGATTCCAGAAGGTACATTCAAAATATAAAACTCCTTCTTACGCAACTGTTGTTACCGGAATTGTAGTTGGTATTCCTATCCTATTCACAGATAAAACATTTATCCTGGATTTTACGAGTATCGGAACTATTTTCGCTTTCGTATTGGTATGTGCAGGGGTACTTATGCTTCCGGCCAAAGAGAAAATCAAAGGCAGATTTCACCTTCCGTATGTGAATGGTAAAATTATTTTCCCTGTTGTTTTCATTGGTAGTTTGCTGGCTTTCTATAAGTGGCAACCGGAGTTTTTTGACAACCTGATGAACTGGTCAGATCCTAATGAAGGAGAATTCAGAGCCTCTATTTTCTTCTTTATTATCATCAACCTGATCTTATGTGTAGTAGCTTTTGTCAAGAACTTATCATTGATTCCATTGGTTGGATTAAGTTCATGTCTGTATCTACTTACAGGAATGAGCCATGAAAACTGGTTCTGGTTCGGAATGTGGTTCCTGATCGGTATGGTTATTTATTTCTGCTACGGATATAAAAACAGTAAACTTGGAAAAGAATTAAAGAATAGCTAA
- a CDS encoding DUF962 domain-containing protein encodes MAERIKTYREFYLFYLTEHSKTGTRIFHFIGTLLIFFVIGYVISSGKERFLWYIPIFGYGFAWFSHAVIERNRPATFKYPLWSLISDFRLFFELLIGKQKFFTSNNQPQKQEQP; translated from the coding sequence ATGGCTGAAAGAATTAAAACCTACAGAGAATTTTATCTGTTTTACCTTACTGAACACAGTAAAACAGGAACCCGGATTTTTCATTTTATAGGAACACTGCTCATATTTTTCGTCATAGGATATGTGATCAGTTCCGGAAAGGAAAGATTTCTCTGGTATATTCCAATTTTCGGATATGGATTTGCCTGGTTCAGTCATGCAGTGATTGAGAGAAACAGACCGGCTACTTTTAAATATCCATTATGGTCTTTAATTTCAGATTTCAGACTTTTTTTTGAACTGTTGATTGGTAAGCAGAAATTCTTTACATCCAATAATCAACCACAGAAGCAGGAACAGCCTTAA
- a CDS encoding lipocalin family protein — MQKIFSLAFLMAVSCMNAQKLKKENVTGFWKLKESGFYENKKKVVKEFDNCRLMRNYAIREDGYAIYNYVEGKTGDCSPSEPRLSFWRIVENRIQFYVDEQNILEEVEVTLNQDNTMTFSSYIPNPIKVKGDALAEKVVNTIHYDILEKKY, encoded by the coding sequence ATGCAGAAGATATTTTCTCTTGCTTTTCTTATGGCAGTATCTTGTATGAATGCCCAGAAATTAAAGAAAGAAAACGTTACAGGATTCTGGAAACTGAAAGAATCCGGGTTTTATGAAAATAAAAAGAAAGTGGTAAAAGAATTTGATAATTGCCGTCTGATGAGAAATTATGCCATCAGGGAAGACGGATATGCCATTTATAATTATGTAGAAGGGAAAACAGGTGACTGCAGCCCATCTGAACCAAGACTTTCTTTTTGGAGAATCGTAGAAAACAGAATTCAGTTTTATGTAGATGAGCAAAATATACTTGAAGAAGTGGAAGTGACCCTTAATCAGGATAACACAATGACTTTTTCAAGTTACATTCCCAATCCTATTAAAGTAAAAGGAGATGCTCTTGCTGAAAAAGTGGTAAACACCATCCACTACGATATCCTTGAGAAAAAATACTAA
- a CDS encoding DUF4377 domain-containing protein has protein sequence MKSIATILKGAAPALALFAMTQCTTTANASTGDEATFIVGPQTADCTGVAPMKCLQVKENASGNWTNFYSNIEGFTYEPGYEYVLKVKTEKIANPPADGSSIKYTLVKQVSKTKKKEMASNEKTLIVGPQTVDCSAGAGRMKCMQVKENASESWTNFYSNIEGFTYEPGYEYVLKVKTEKIANPPADASSIKYTLIEQVSKTKK, from the coding sequence ATGAAAAGTATCGCAACAATTCTAAAAGGGGCAGCACCCGCATTAGCATTATTTGCAATGACGCAATGTACAACCACAGCCAATGCATCCACAGGCGATGAAGCCACCTTCATCGTAGGACCACAAACAGCAGACTGTACCGGCGTAGCTCCTATGAAATGTCTGCAGGTAAAAGAAAATGCTTCCGGAAACTGGACCAATTTCTACAGCAATATTGAAGGATTTACCTATGAACCGGGATATGAATATGTTTTAAAAGTAAAAACTGAAAAAATTGCCAATCCTCCAGCTGACGGATCATCCATAAAATACACCTTGGTAAAGCAGGTTTCTAAAACGAAAAAGAAAGAAATGGCATCCAATGAAAAAACACTTATCGTAGGCCCACAAACCGTAGACTGTTCTGCAGGAGCAGGCCGTATGAAGTGTATGCAGGTAAAAGAAAATGCTTCTGAAAGCTGGACCAATTTCTACAGCAATATTGAAGGATTTACCTATGAACCAGGTTACGAATATGTTTTAAAAGTAAAAACTGAAAAAATAGCAAATCCACCGGCTGACGCTTCTTCCATAAAATACACATTGATAGAACAGGTTTCTAAAACGAAAAAATAA
- a CDS encoding SPFH domain-containing protein — protein MGIYLAPVIFFGLIILFASFFVVKQETAAIIERFGKFRAVKHSGLHLKLPIIDQIAKRLNLRIQQLDVMIDTKTLDNVFIKMKISVQYQVIRNQVGDAYYRLENPENQITSFVFDVVRAEVPKLKLDDVFVRKDDVAIAVKSELQEAMNSYGYDIIKALVTDIDPDEQVKHAMNRINAAEREKTAAEYESEAQRIRIVAVAKAEAESKKLQGQGIADQRREIAKGLEESVRMLNNVEINSHEASALIVVTQHYDTLHSIGASNRSNLVLLPNSPTAASSMLNDLVVAMTTANTVGEAAKGKYPDPPQKESGF, from the coding sequence ATGGGAATATATTTAGCGCCCGTTATTTTCTTCGGGCTAATCATTTTATTCGCTTCGTTCTTTGTAGTTAAGCAGGAGACCGCAGCGATTATTGAACGTTTTGGAAAGTTCCGGGCAGTAAAACATTCCGGTCTCCATCTTAAGCTGCCAATCATAGATCAGATTGCGAAAAGACTGAACCTGAGAATTCAGCAGCTGGATGTAATGATTGATACTAAAACATTAGACAACGTTTTCATCAAAATGAAAATTTCTGTTCAGTATCAGGTGATCAGAAATCAGGTTGGAGATGCTTATTATCGTTTGGAAAATCCTGAAAATCAAATTACTTCATTTGTTTTTGATGTGGTAAGAGCAGAAGTTCCGAAATTGAAACTGGATGATGTTTTTGTAAGAAAAGATGATGTGGCGATTGCAGTAAAAAGTGAGCTTCAGGAGGCTATGAACAGCTATGGATATGATATTATCAAAGCTTTGGTTACTGATATTGATCCGGATGAACAGGTAAAACATGCGATGAATAGAATCAATGCGGCGGAAAGAGAAAAAACTGCTGCAGAATATGAATCCGAAGCACAAAGAATCCGAATTGTAGCCGTTGCAAAAGCAGAAGCAGAATCTAAAAAACTTCAGGGACAAGGGATTGCAGACCAAAGAAGAGAAATTGCAAAGGGTCTTGAAGAGTCTGTAAGGATGCTGAATAATGTAGAAATCAATTCACACGAAGCATCAGCACTTATCGTAGTGACACAGCATTATGATACATTGCATTCCATAGGAGCAAGTAACAGAAGCAACCTGGTTCTTCTTCCCAATTCACCTACAGCAGCCAGCAGCATGTTGAATGATCTTGTAGTAGCTATGACTACTGCAAATACGGTAGGTGAGGCAGCTAAAGGTAAATACCCGGATCCACCTCAAAAAGAGAGTGGATTTTAA
- a CDS encoding Crp/Fnr family transcriptional regulator, giving the protein MVNSKEILKDHISKFTSLTEEQLDYVFEHFNLITLKKGQSLISEGDFVNHEYFVLEGCLKAFYLNDSMKMFILQFAMPTWWVTDFDALYSKTRATINVDCITNATILSISNEDREKICNEIHEVEHFFRWRTNKGYVAAQKRLLSFMNNDAKFRYEELLAMYPQLYNLVPKHLIASYLGVTRETLSRLHQ; this is encoded by the coding sequence ATGGTCAATTCTAAAGAAATATTAAAGGATCACATCTCTAAATTCACTTCTCTTACTGAAGAACAACTTGACTATGTTTTTGAACATTTTAATCTGATTACTTTAAAAAAAGGGCAAAGCCTTATCTCGGAAGGTGATTTCGTAAATCATGAATATTTCGTTCTGGAAGGCTGTCTGAAAGCTTTTTATCTTAATGACAGCATGAAAATGTTTATTCTCCAGTTTGCTATGCCGACCTGGTGGGTGACAGATTTTGATGCACTTTACAGTAAAACCAGGGCTACTATTAACGTAGACTGCATTACGAACGCTACTATTCTTTCTATTTCCAACGAAGACAGGGAAAAAATCTGCAATGAAATTCATGAAGTTGAACATTTTTTCAGATGGAGAACCAACAAAGGATATGTAGCAGCACAAAAACGTCTGCTTTCTTTCATGAATAATGATGCTAAATTCCGGTATGAGGAACTTTTGGCCATGTATCCCCAACTGTACAATCTGGTCCCTAAACACCTGATTGCATCTTATCTTGGAGTAACCAGGGAAACCCTGAGCAGACTTCATCAATAA
- a CDS encoding YceI family protein: MDTKNFKVNNENSTIDWIGRKVTGAHNGTIGVKDGNFRFEDGKPVSGKFVIDTRAIKILDIEDAETNAQFAGHLTSDDFFNSDQFPEALFEITHAEPGDQNLYNVTGDLTIKGITHSINTSLQIVTTDNTAVLDAKIVVDRTKFNIKFRSSNFFTNLGDTLIYNNFDLHIHLVAEAY, from the coding sequence ATGGACACAAAAAATTTCAAAGTCAATAATGAAAACAGTACGATCGACTGGATCGGAAGAAAAGTAACCGGAGCTCACAACGGAACAATCGGTGTAAAAGATGGAAACTTCAGATTTGAAGATGGAAAACCTGTATCTGGAAAATTTGTCATTGATACCCGTGCTATCAAAATCCTTGATATCGAGGATGCTGAAACCAATGCTCAGTTTGCAGGCCACCTTACCTCTGACGATTTCTTTAATTCTGATCAGTTTCCTGAAGCTCTTTTTGAAATCACTCATGCTGAACCTGGTGATCAGAATCTGTATAACGTAACCGGAGATCTTACCATAAAAGGGATTACTCATTCTATCAACACAAGTCTGCAGATTGTAACAACGGATAATACGGCTGTTTTAGATGCTAAAATTGTAGTCGACAGAACGAAATTCAATATCAAATTCAGATCCTCCAATTTCTTTACCAATCTTGGTGATACGCTGATCTACAACAATTTTGATTTACATATTCATCTTGTTGCAGAAGCTTACTAA
- a CDS encoding tautomerase family protein, producing the protein MPFIKVDVLREDLNRETKQQLIRKISEAVTSVLNKDPHLTHIVINEIEDDNWGYAGEQVSVLKEQGFSTEKK; encoded by the coding sequence ATGCCATTCATAAAAGTAGATGTGCTTCGCGAAGATCTTAACCGCGAAACGAAACAACAATTAATCAGAAAAATAAGTGAAGCTGTAACTTCAGTTTTGAATAAGGATCCTCATTTGACCCATATTGTGATCAACGAAATCGAAGATGATAACTGGGGATATGCCGGAGAACAGGTTTCAGTATTAAAAGAACAAGGATTTTCAACAGAAAAAAAATAA